The following proteins come from a genomic window of Haloactinomyces albus:
- a CDS encoding SDR family NAD(P)-dependent oxidoreductase, whose translation MGPLDDKTALVTGASSGIGLAIARRFAAEGATVYLTGRRKAELDAAVAQVGARGIAIQGDASDLGDLDRLFAEIANRSGRLDIVVANAGVGDYGPLGAITEEEYDRTASINLKGTVFTVQKALPLLTAGASVMLLSSSAALRAAPGLGVYAATKASIRSLARTWAAELAGRGIRVNTLTPGDVETPGGDELRAAFPHGDRPTAAEPTPLTPLGRIGHPDEVAATALYLAGDQSTFTTGAELLVDGGATQL comes from the coding sequence ATGGGACCGTTGGACGACAAGACCGCCCTCGTCACCGGTGCTTCCAGCGGCATCGGCCTGGCGATCGCCCGCCGTTTCGCCGCCGAGGGCGCGACCGTCTACCTCACCGGCCGCCGCAAGGCCGAGCTGGACGCCGCCGTCGCGCAGGTCGGCGCCCGAGGTATCGCCATCCAGGGCGATGCCTCGGACCTCGGCGACCTCGACCGGCTCTTCGCCGAGATCGCGAACCGCAGCGGCCGCCTGGACATCGTGGTGGCCAACGCCGGAGTCGGGGACTACGGCCCGCTCGGCGCGATCACCGAGGAGGAGTACGACCGCACTGCCTCGATCAATCTCAAGGGCACGGTCTTCACCGTCCAGAAGGCGCTGCCGCTGCTGACGGCCGGCGCCTCGGTGATGCTGCTCTCCTCCAGCGCGGCCCTGCGGGCCGCCCCGGGCCTGGGCGTCTACGCCGCCACCAAGGCCTCGATCCGCAGCCTCGCCCGTACCTGGGCCGCCGAGTTGGCCGGCCGCGGGATCCGCGTCAACACCCTCACCCCCGGCGATGTCGAGACCCCGGGCGGGGACGAGCTCCGCGCCGCTTTCCCGCACGGCGATCGGCCCACCGCGGCCGAGCCCACCCCGCTGACCCCGCTCGGCCGGATCGGCCATCCCGACGAGGTCGCCGCCACCGCCCTCTACCTGGCCGGTGACCAAAGCACTTTCACCACCGGCGCGGAACTGCTCGTCGACGGCGGTGCCACACAGCTCTAG